The Streptomyces sp. HUAS CB01 genome has a segment encoding these proteins:
- a CDS encoding YihY/virulence factor BrkB family protein yields the protein MDWLTRLPVVGPLVRRLMRTHAWRSYEKLDEARWTRLAAAITFISFLALFPLITVAAAIGATLVGKERLKSLEGKLTEQVPGISDQLDLGALVDNAGTVGLIAGALLLLTGMGWVGSMRECLRVVWGLDDKEDGNPVVRKGKDAVVLLGLGAVVLASFAASALGSSAVGWTADQIGIDRDGAGGALLQTAALAVAVVADFLMLLYVLTLLPGVHPPRRRLMVAALIGAIGFELLKLLLSGYISGVAANSMYGAFGVPVALLLWINFTAKLLLYCAAWTATDSGSDAEEPVSGEADGGPDRAAASAG from the coding sequence ATGGACTGGCTGACCCGTCTCCCCGTCGTCGGACCGCTCGTGCGGCGGCTGATGCGGACGCACGCATGGCGCTCGTACGAGAAGCTCGACGAGGCGCGCTGGACCCGGCTGGCCGCGGCGATCACGTTCATCAGCTTCCTCGCGCTGTTCCCGCTGATCACCGTCGCCGCCGCGATCGGTGCCACGCTGGTCGGCAAGGAACGGCTGAAGTCGCTGGAGGGCAAGCTGACCGAGCAGGTGCCGGGCATCTCCGACCAGCTCGATCTCGGCGCGCTGGTGGACAACGCCGGCACCGTCGGACTGATCGCCGGAGCGCTGCTGCTGCTCACCGGCATGGGCTGGGTCGGCTCGATGCGGGAGTGCCTGCGGGTCGTCTGGGGCCTCGACGACAAGGAGGACGGCAACCCGGTCGTCCGCAAGGGCAAGGACGCGGTGGTCCTCCTCGGGCTCGGGGCGGTCGTGCTGGCCTCGTTCGCCGCCTCGGCGCTCGGGTCCAGTGCCGTCGGCTGGACCGCGGACCAGATCGGCATCGACCGCGACGGGGCCGGCGGCGCGCTGCTGCAGACCGCCGCCCTCGCCGTCGCGGTCGTCGCCGACTTCCTGATGCTGCTGTACGTGCTGACCCTGCTGCCCGGCGTCCATCCCCCGCGCCGCCGGCTCATGGTGGCGGCGCTGATCGGGGCGATCGGCTTCGAACTGCTGAAGCTGCTGCTCAGCGGCTACATCTCCGGTGTGGCGGCGAACTCGATGTACGGCGCGTTCGGGGTGCCGGTCGCCCTGCTGCTGTGGATCAACTTCACGGCGAAGCTGCTGCTGTACTGCGCCGCGTGGACGGCGACCGACAGCGGCTCCGACGCGGAGGAACCCGTCAGCGGCGAGGCAGACGGCGGACCAGATCGGGCAGCGGCCAGCGCCGGTTGA
- a CDS encoding D-alanyl-D-alanine carboxypeptidase family protein codes for MSALRKTALTIAAAALLPALTAVPASAAARADTQDEKAPNPPSVMSTVGGAQLGRPGTQVKPAAGVPVLPKGVTGRSWIVADAESGEVLAAHNAHWRLPPASTLKMLFADTVLPKLSKDQKHTVTRGELDGVGVGSSLVGIKEKQTYSVHDLWLGVFLRSGNDAVHVLSEMNGGIPRTVQEMQEHAEELQALDTHVVTPDGYDEKGQVSSAYDLTLIARSGLQKKDFREYCATARAQFPGEQKPGKKRESFQIQNTNRLLTGDFGVAPYQGIAGVKNGSTTLAGSTFTGVAERNGKVLLVTVMNPSSKESHAVYKETARLLDWGFAAAGKVEPVGELVPPRSADTGSSGESGGTSPAGEEGKKNQHGPDKASAAGNTGSTGVGVAVSVAIVALVLLAVAGFLVNRRWPLPDLVRRLPRR; via the coding sequence GTGTCTGCTCTGAGGAAAACCGCACTGACGATCGCCGCCGCCGCGTTGCTGCCCGCGCTCACCGCCGTACCCGCGAGCGCCGCGGCCCGAGCCGACACCCAGGACGAGAAGGCCCCCAACCCCCCCTCGGTGATGTCGACCGTCGGCGGCGCGCAGCTCGGCAGGCCCGGCACCCAGGTCAAGCCGGCCGCGGGCGTCCCCGTCCTCCCCAAGGGCGTGACGGGCCGTTCCTGGATCGTCGCCGACGCCGAGAGCGGTGAGGTGCTGGCGGCGCACAACGCGCACTGGCGCCTGCCCCCCGCCTCGACGCTGAAGATGCTGTTCGCGGACACGGTGCTGCCGAAGCTGTCCAAGGACCAGAAGCACACGGTCACCCGCGGCGAGCTCGACGGGGTCGGCGTGGGCAGCAGTCTCGTCGGTATCAAGGAGAAGCAGACGTACTCCGTGCACGACCTGTGGCTCGGGGTCTTCCTCCGCTCGGGGAACGACGCGGTCCACGTGCTGTCCGAGATGAACGGCGGCATCCCCCGGACCGTGCAGGAGATGCAGGAGCACGCGGAGGAGCTGCAGGCCCTCGACACCCACGTCGTCACCCCGGACGGGTACGACGAGAAGGGCCAGGTGTCGAGCGCGTACGACCTGACCCTCATCGCCCGGAGCGGTCTGCAGAAGAAGGACTTCCGGGAGTACTGCGCGACCGCCCGCGCCCAGTTCCCGGGCGAGCAGAAGCCGGGCAAGAAGCGCGAGTCGTTCCAGATCCAGAACACCAACCGGCTGCTCACCGGTGACTTCGGCGTCGCCCCGTACCAGGGCATCGCGGGGGTGAAGAACGGCAGCACCACCCTCGCCGGTTCCACCTTCACCGGGGTGGCCGAGCGCAACGGCAAGGTGCTGCTGGTGACGGTGATGAACCCGTCCTCGAAGGAGAGCCACGCGGTCTACAAGGAGACCGCCCGGCTGCTCGACTGGGGCTTCGCTGCGGCCGGGAAGGTGGAGCCGGTCGGCGAGCTCGTGCCCCCCAGGTCGGCGGACACCGGCTCGTCGGGCGAGTCCGGCGGCACCTCGCCCGCCGGCGAGGAGGGCAAGAAGAACCAGCACGGCCCGGACAAGGCGTCAGCCGCCGGCAACACGGGGTCCACCGGCGTCGGTGTGGCCGTCTCAGTGGCCATCGTCGCGCTGGTGCTGCTCGCCGTCGCCGGGTTCCTGGTCAACCGGCGCTGGCCGCTGCCCGATCTGGTCCGCCGTCTGCCTCGCCGCTGA
- a CDS encoding SCO4848 family membrane protein translates to MKLSRPVSWFLLAFGVWSWVIWVTFVRNLWQDASGLAFDDAGDPTAYFWVHLLLAVTSLLLGTAVGVIGLRGVRALRRDRE, encoded by the coding sequence ATGAAGCTCAGTCGCCCCGTCTCCTGGTTCCTGCTCGCGTTCGGGGTGTGGAGCTGGGTCATCTGGGTCACTTTCGTCAGGAACCTGTGGCAGGACGCCAGCGGGCTCGCCTTCGACGACGCCGGTGACCCGACTGCGTACTTCTGGGTCCATCTGCTGCTCGCCGTCACGTCCTTGCTCCTGGGGACGGCCGTCGGGGTCATCGGGTTGCGTGGCGTTCGCGCATTGCGCCGCGACCGCGAATAG
- a CDS encoding metallophosphoesterase produces the protein MLVVLLVIAVVVTLLVTVHWYVWRRLVRDTTAGPGAARRAGTAAVVVLPLLTVGAFVSSRADAPFWLQQTFAWPGYLWLAVLLYLTLALVAGEAVRPLLRRALDRRAAARAPRGPASADRVTDASPASGAPADAAPDANGKPAGGITPGGAAAAASPATAAGPGATTTAVAVPGEEAPGGTARTDGVAVPDAPPAPGAPPAGERPSGGMSRRLFVSRIVGGAAAAAAAGTVGHGTYGVLRGPSVKRVTVPLAKLARGAHGYRIAVVSDIHLGPVLGRAHTQRIVDAINATQPDLVAVVGDLVDGSVADLGSAAEPLARLRARDGSFFVTGNHEYFSGADAWVDHVRELGLTPLRNDRVEIAGFDLAGVDDVAGEREGQGPDFARALGDRDRSRAAVLLAHQPVVIHEAVRHGVDLQLSGHTHGGQLWPANYIADMANPTLAGLERYGDTQLFVSRGAGAWGPPVRVGAPSDITVVELASRDT, from the coding sequence GTGCTCGTCGTCCTGCTTGTGATCGCTGTCGTCGTCACCCTCCTGGTGACGGTGCACTGGTACGTCTGGCGTCGTCTGGTCCGCGACACGACGGCCGGTCCCGGCGCGGCCCGCCGCGCGGGCACGGCGGCCGTGGTCGTGCTGCCGCTGCTCACCGTCGGCGCGTTCGTCTCCAGCCGGGCCGACGCGCCCTTCTGGCTCCAGCAGACCTTCGCGTGGCCGGGCTACCTCTGGCTCGCCGTGCTCCTCTACCTGACGCTCGCCCTGGTCGCCGGCGAGGCCGTCCGCCCGCTGCTGCGCCGAGCCCTGGACCGCCGCGCGGCCGCCCGTGCCCCCAGGGGCCCGGCCTCAGCCGACAGGGTGACGGACGCCTCCCCGGCGTCCGGGGCCCCCGCGGACGCGGCTCCGGACGCGAACGGGAAGCCGGCCGGGGGCATCACGCCCGGCGGCGCGGCCGCCGCCGCGAGCCCCGCGACGGCCGCCGGCCCGGGGGCCACGACGACCGCCGTCGCCGTCCCGGGCGAGGAGGCCCCTGGCGGCACCGCCCGCACGGACGGCGTTGCGGTCCCCGACGCGCCCCCGGCCCCCGGAGCCCCGCCCGCGGGTGAGCGCCCCTCCGGCGGGATGTCGCGCCGGCTGTTCGTGTCGCGGATCGTCGGCGGGGCGGCCGCCGCCGCGGCCGCGGGCACCGTCGGCCACGGGACGTACGGGGTCCTCCGCGGACCGAGCGTCAAGCGCGTCACGGTGCCGCTCGCGAAGCTCGCGCGCGGCGCGCACGGCTACCGGATCGCGGTCGTCAGCGACATCCACCTCGGCCCCGTCCTGGGCCGCGCCCACACCCAGCGGATCGTGGACGCGATCAACGCCACCCAGCCCGACCTCGTCGCCGTCGTCGGCGACCTCGTCGACGGCAGCGTCGCCGACCTCGGCAGCGCCGCCGAACCCCTCGCCCGGCTCCGGGCGCGCGACGGCTCGTTCTTCGTCACCGGCAACCACGAGTACTTCTCGGGAGCCGACGCCTGGGTGGACCACGTGCGCGAACTCGGCCTGACCCCGCTGCGCAACGACCGCGTCGAGATCGCCGGCTTCGACCTGGCCGGGGTCGACGACGTCGCGGGCGAACGCGAGGGCCAGGGACCGGACTTCGCCAGGGCCCTCGGCGACCGCGACCGCAGCCGTGCCGCCGTCCTCCTCGCCCACCAGCCGGTCGTCATCCACGAGGCCGTGCGGCACGGAGTGGACCTCCAGCTGTCCGGCCACACCCACGGGGGCCAGTTGTGGCCCGCCAACTACATCGCGGACATGGCCAATCCGACCCTCGCGGGTCTGGAACGGTACGGCGACACCCAGCTCTTCGTCTCGCGCGGCGCCGGGGCCTGGGGCCCACCGGTGCGCGTCGGCGCCCCGTCCGACATCACCGTGGTGGAACTCGCCTCCCGCGACACCTGA
- a CDS encoding ABC transporter substrate-binding protein — protein MPSIRLRIFVSCLVLAVAGIGAWRLLPSEDRRTPVTVGTTDEVTSLDPAGAYDAGSWALYSNVFQSLLTFRPGSATPVPDAAESCAFTGLSLQTYRCELREDLTFGNGRRITAQDVKHSFDRVLRIKSDVGPGTLFTTLRSVTTTGRSVIFNLGSRDATFPHKIATGAGSIVDRTVYPADSLREGGTVDGSGPYLLGEYRPGVSATLKPNPAYRGAVTKRGGPVVIRYFEGSEQLAAAWKGRSVDVTHRQLPPSVIAGLESSKERVRIDEADSSEIRNLVFNVREGEPFAKRSVRRAVAAVVDRAAIATGVHKATVEPLHSLVPQGISGHSTSFFDVYPQPDPELARELLEKAGVKTPVRFTLAHREDTAAAAEAAELRRQLESTGLFEVRVTAAEWQTFQQGYAAGRYDAYTVGWLPDFPDPDNFVQPLVGRDSTLRSGYRSAQVDRLIQSTQQYGDRGRASRDFRSIQDAVAEDVPLVPLWQKKDYVLSVEDVSGSQYLSDGTGIWRLWELGWL, from the coding sequence ATGCCTTCGATCCGGCTGCGGATTTTCGTGTCGTGTCTCGTCCTGGCGGTCGCCGGAATCGGCGCCTGGCGGCTGCTTCCGTCGGAGGACCGGCGTACGCCGGTCACCGTGGGGACGACCGACGAGGTCACGTCCCTGGATCCGGCGGGGGCGTACGACGCCGGGTCCTGGGCGCTGTACAGCAACGTCTTCCAGTCGCTGCTGACCTTCCGGCCCGGCTCGGCCACACCCGTGCCGGACGCCGCGGAGAGCTGCGCCTTCACCGGGCTGAGCCTGCAGACGTACCGCTGCGAGCTCCGCGAGGACCTCACGTTCGGCAACGGCCGCCGGATCACGGCGCAGGACGTCAAACACTCCTTCGACCGGGTGCTGCGGATCAAGTCGGACGTCGGTCCGGGGACGCTGTTCACGACGCTCAGGTCCGTCACCACCACGGGCCGGAGTGTGATCTTCAACCTCGGTTCCCGTGACGCGACCTTCCCGCACAAGATCGCCACGGGCGCCGGCTCGATCGTGGACCGCACGGTGTATCCGGCCGACTCCCTCCGCGAGGGCGGCACCGTCGACGGGTCCGGCCCCTATCTCCTCGGGGAGTACCGCCCCGGCGTCAGTGCCACGCTGAAGCCCAACCCCGCCTACCGGGGCGCCGTCACCAAGCGGGGCGGCCCGGTCGTGATCCGCTACTTCGAGGGGTCGGAGCAGCTCGCGGCGGCCTGGAAGGGCCGGAGCGTCGACGTCACCCACCGCCAGTTGCCGCCCTCGGTGATCGCCGGCCTGGAGAGCAGCAAGGAACGGGTACGCATCGACGAGGCCGACAGTTCCGAGATCCGCAACCTCGTCTTCAACGTCCGCGAGGGCGAACCCTTCGCGAAGAGGTCCGTGCGGCGGGCCGTCGCCGCCGTCGTCGACCGAGCCGCCATCGCGACCGGGGTGCACAAGGCCACCGTCGAACCGCTCCACTCCCTCGTCCCGCAGGGCATCAGCGGGCACAGCACGTCGTTCTTCGACGTCTACCCCCAGCCGGACCCGGAGCTCGCCCGGGAACTGCTGGAGAAGGCCGGTGTGAAGACTCCGGTGCGCTTCACCCTCGCCCACCGGGAGGACACCGCCGCGGCCGCGGAGGCCGCCGAGCTGCGCCGTCAGCTGGAGAGCACGGGGCTGTTCGAGGTGCGGGTCACCGCCGCCGAGTGGCAGACGTTCCAGCAGGGATACGCGGCCGGGAGGTACGACGCGTACACAGTCGGCTGGCTGCCGGACTTCCCGGACCCGGACAACTTCGTCCAGCCGCTGGTCGGCCGGGACTCCACGCTGCGCTCCGGCTACCGGAGCGCGCAGGTCGACCGGCTGATCCAGTCCACGCAGCAGTACGGCGACCGGGGCCGGGCCTCGCGGGACTTCCGGTCCATCCAGGACGCGGTCGCGGAGGACGTCCCGCTCGTACCGCTGTGGCAGAAGAAGGACTACGTCCTCAGCGTCGAGGACGTCTCCGGTTCCCAGTACCTGTCGGACGGCACCGGGATCTGGCGGCTGTGGGAGCTCGGCTGGCTCTGA
- a CDS encoding TetR family transcriptional regulator, with protein MNDVTDEKQDQAGKPAKSEQTRTLILETALRLFQERGYDKTTMRAIAQEAGVSVGNAYYYFSSKEHLVQGFYDRIAEQHQAAVAEVLDGGEKDLAARIRGVLLGWLDIAEPYHEFAAQFFKNAADPDSPLSPFSPESEGPREAAIDVHRRVLSGASVKVDPELADALPRLLWLQQMGLVLFWVYDRSEGCANSRRLVERLSPVTARAISLSRFRVLRPLVQETHELLRDFMPTAAGMAASGRPERSAGRKSSTTDGATDGGRGGGREGGGRGGRRGRGTTA; from the coding sequence GTGAACGACGTGACGGACGAGAAGCAGGACCAGGCCGGAAAGCCAGCGAAGAGCGAGCAGACCCGCACCCTCATCCTCGAGACCGCCCTCCGGCTCTTCCAGGAACGCGGCTACGACAAGACGACGATGCGGGCCATCGCCCAGGAGGCCGGAGTCTCCGTCGGCAACGCCTACTACTACTTCTCCTCCAAGGAACACCTCGTCCAGGGCTTCTACGACCGGATCGCCGAGCAGCACCAGGCGGCCGTCGCGGAGGTCCTGGACGGCGGCGAGAAGGACCTCGCGGCACGCATCCGGGGGGTCCTGCTCGGCTGGCTGGACATCGCCGAGCCGTACCACGAGTTCGCCGCCCAGTTCTTCAAGAACGCGGCCGACCCGGACAGTCCGCTCAGCCCCTTCTCCCCGGAGTCGGAGGGACCGCGGGAAGCGGCCATCGACGTCCACCGGCGGGTGCTGTCGGGGGCCTCGGTCAAGGTCGACCCCGAACTGGCCGACGCGCTCCCGCGGTTGCTCTGGCTCCAGCAGATGGGGCTGGTGCTGTTCTGGGTGTACGACCGCTCCGAGGGCTGCGCCAACAGCCGCCGCCTGGTCGAGCGGCTCTCACCGGTCACCGCGCGGGCCATCTCGCTCTCCCGGTTCCGTGTCCTGCGCCCCCTCGTGCAGGAGACCCACGAGCTGCTGCGGGACTTCATGCCGACGGCCGCGGGGATGGCCGCCTCGGGCAGGCCCGAGCGGTCGGCGGGCCGGAAGTCCTCCACCACGGACGGCGCCACGGACGGCGGCCGGGGCGGCGGCCGGGAGGGCGGGGGCCGGGGCGGCCGCCGGGGGCGCGGGACGACGGCCTGA
- a CDS encoding thiol-disulfide oxidoreductase DCC family protein has product MQRLTVLYDAQCPLCVHLRHWLLRQRQLVPLELVPAASEEARRRFPALDHESTLREITVIGDRGQVYRSTAAWIVCLWALAEYRPRAHWLSTPAGQPFAKVTVLAAAKYREITAASCEGRCELPVAPG; this is encoded by the coding sequence GTGCAACGGCTGACCGTGCTGTACGACGCACAGTGCCCGCTCTGCGTCCATCTGCGCCACTGGCTGCTGCGGCAGCGGCAGCTCGTCCCGCTGGAGCTCGTCCCGGCGGCGTCGGAGGAGGCCAGGCGCCGCTTCCCGGCCCTGGACCACGAGAGCACCCTGCGGGAGATCACGGTGATCGGCGACCGGGGCCAGGTGTACCGGTCCACCGCAGCCTGGATCGTCTGCCTCTGGGCGCTGGCCGAGTACCGGCCCAGGGCCCACTGGCTGAGCACCCCCGCCGGGCAGCCCTTCGCCAAGGTGACGGTCCTCGCCGCCGCCAAGTACCGCGAGATCACGGCCGCCTCCTGCGAAGGGCGGTGCGAGCTCCCGGTCGCGCCCGGCTAG
- a CDS encoding alpha/beta fold hydrolase, translated as MTIAHDVAGDGPAVVLLHSSVCDRRMWDEQRDALTGSGYRVVRPDFRGFGGTPAEAVRPYSDADDVLALLDALGIERAALVGASYGGGVAVRIAATRPERVTALALLCSGLPGHEPGPGLLDFDRREDELVAAGDLDAAVELNVATWLGPEAGETVRRRVRAMQRHAFDVQLAADAEAEKAGLEPADCEEPRIDPGAVTAPALVVSGAHDLDDFRAMSVRLAELIPGARSVELPWAGHLPSLERPAEVTDLLRDFLRDSGLHRDGAAAPVSPTA; from the coding sequence ATGACGATTGCTCACGATGTGGCGGGGGACGGCCCCGCGGTGGTGCTCCTGCATTCCTCGGTCTGCGACCGCCGGATGTGGGACGAACAGCGGGACGCCCTGACCGGCTCGGGGTACCGGGTGGTGCGCCCCGACTTCCGGGGCTTCGGCGGCACCCCTGCCGAGGCCGTGCGCCCGTACAGCGACGCGGACGACGTCCTCGCGCTCCTGGACGCGCTCGGGATCGAACGCGCGGCCCTCGTCGGGGCCTCGTACGGCGGCGGTGTCGCCGTCCGGATCGCCGCGACGCGACCCGAGCGGGTGACGGCGCTCGCCCTGCTCTGCTCCGGGCTGCCCGGTCATGAACCGGGCCCCGGCCTGCTGGACTTCGACCGCCGGGAGGACGAACTCGTGGCCGCGGGCGACCTCGACGCCGCCGTGGAGCTGAACGTGGCCACCTGGCTGGGCCCGGAGGCCGGCGAGACCGTGCGCCGGCGCGTACGGGCCATGCAGCGGCACGCCTTCGACGTGCAGCTCGCTGCGGACGCCGAGGCGGAGAAGGCCGGCCTGGAGCCGGCGGACTGCGAGGAGCCGCGGATCGACCCGGGCGCGGTCACGGCCCCCGCCCTCGTGGTGTCGGGCGCTCACGACCTCGACGACTTCAGGGCCATGTCCGTGCGGCTCGCCGAGCTGATCCCCGGGGCGCGGTCCGTCGAGCTTCCGTGGGCCGGTCACCTCCCCTCGCTGGAGCGGCCGGCCGAAGTGACGGACCTGCTCCGGGACTTCCTGCGGGACAGCGGCCTCCACCGGGACGGCGCCGCCGCACCCGTGTCACCCACCGCCTGA
- a CDS encoding succinate dehydrogenase iron-sulfur subunit has protein sequence MATPTMDKVEAEAVSSPYITVTFRIRRFNPEISDAAVWEDFQIEIDPKERVLDGLHKIKWDVDGTLTFRRSCAHGICGSDAMRINGKNRLACKTLIKDINPEKPITIEAIKGLTVLKDLVVDMEPFFQAYRDVMPFLVTKGNEPTRERLQSAEDRERFDDTTKCILCAACTSSCPVFWNDGQYFGPAAIVNAHRFIFDSRDEAGEQRLEILNDKDGVWRCRTTFNCTDACPRGIEVTKAIQEVKRALITRRF, from the coding sequence ATGGCTACCCCGACCATGGACAAGGTGGAGGCGGAGGCCGTCTCCTCCCCGTACATCACGGTCACCTTCCGGATCCGCCGCTTCAACCCCGAGATCTCGGACGCGGCGGTCTGGGAGGACTTCCAGATCGAGATCGACCCGAAGGAGCGCGTGCTCGACGGTCTCCACAAGATCAAGTGGGACGTCGACGGCACGCTGACCTTCCGTCGCTCCTGCGCGCACGGCATCTGCGGCTCCGACGCGATGCGGATCAACGGCAAGAACAGGCTCGCCTGCAAGACGCTGATCAAGGACATCAACCCGGAGAAGCCCATCACGATCGAGGCCATCAAGGGCCTGACGGTCCTCAAGGACCTGGTCGTGGACATGGAGCCGTTCTTCCAGGCGTACCGGGACGTCATGCCGTTCCTGGTCACCAAGGGCAACGAGCCCACGCGCGAGCGGCTGCAGTCGGCCGAGGACCGCGAGCGCTTCGACGACACCACCAAGTGCATCCTGTGCGCCGCGTGCACCTCGTCCTGCCCGGTGTTCTGGAACGACGGGCAGTACTTCGGCCCGGCGGCGATCGTCAACGCGCACCGCTTCATCTTCGACTCGCGTGACGAGGCGGGCGAGCAGCGCCTGGAGATCCTCAACGACAAGGACGGCGTGTGGCGTTGCCGCACGACGTTCAACTGCACGGACGCCTGCCCGCGTGGCATCGAGGTCACGAAGGCGATCCAGGAGGTCAAGCGCGCGCTGATCACCCGCCGCTTCTGA
- the sdhA gene encoding succinate dehydrogenase flavoprotein subunit translates to MKIHKYDTVIVGAGGAGMRAAIESTKRSRTAVLTKLYPTRSHTGAAQGGMAAALANVEEDNWEWHTFDTVKGGDYLVDQDAAEILAKEAIDAVLDLEKMGLPFNRTPQGTIDQRRFGGHSRNHGEAPVRRSCYAADRTGHMILQTLYQNCVKEGVEFFNEFYVLDQLITEVDGVRKSAGVVAYELATGEIHVFQAKAVIYASGGTGKFFKVTSNAHTLTGDGQAACYRRGLPLEDMEFFQFHPTGIWRMGILLTEGARGEGGILRNKDGERFMEKYAPVMKDLASRDVVSRSIYTEIREGRGCGPEGDHVYLDLTHLPPEQLDAKLPDITEFARTYLGIEPYTDPIPIQPTAHYAMGGIPTNVEGEVLADNTTVVPGLYAAGEVACVSVHGANRLGTNSLLDINVFGKRAGIAAAEYSAKADWVDLPENPASLVEEQVERLRNSTGGERVAELRRELQETMDANVMVFRTEQTIKTAVEKIAELRERYKNVSVQDKGKRFNTDLLEAVELGNLLDLAEVMAVSALARKESRGGHYREDFPNRDDVNFMRHTMAYREVGADGTETVRLDYKPVVQTRYQPMERKY, encoded by the coding sequence ATGAAGATTCACAAGTACGACACCGTCATCGTCGGCGCCGGCGGCGCCGGCATGCGCGCCGCGATCGAGTCGACGAAGCGCAGCCGTACCGCCGTGCTGACGAAGCTGTACCCCACCCGCTCCCACACGGGCGCCGCGCAGGGCGGCATGGCCGCCGCGCTGGCGAACGTGGAGGAGGACAACTGGGAGTGGCACACCTTCGACACGGTCAAGGGCGGTGACTACCTGGTCGACCAGGACGCCGCCGAGATCCTGGCGAAGGAGGCCATCGACGCCGTCCTCGACCTGGAGAAGATGGGCCTGCCGTTCAACCGGACGCCGCAGGGCACCATCGACCAGCGCCGCTTCGGCGGCCACTCCCGCAACCACGGCGAGGCCCCCGTCCGCCGGTCCTGCTACGCCGCGGACCGCACGGGCCACATGATCCTCCAGACGCTGTACCAGAACTGCGTCAAGGAGGGCGTGGAGTTCTTCAACGAGTTCTACGTCCTGGACCAGCTGATCACCGAGGTGGACGGCGTCAGGAAGTCGGCCGGCGTGGTCGCCTACGAGCTGGCCACCGGCGAGATCCACGTCTTCCAGGCGAAGGCCGTCATCTACGCCTCCGGCGGCACCGGCAAGTTCTTCAAGGTGACCTCCAACGCGCACACCCTCACCGGTGACGGCCAGGCGGCCTGCTACCGGCGCGGCCTGCCGCTGGAGGACATGGAGTTCTTCCAGTTCCACCCGACGGGCATCTGGCGCATGGGCATCCTCCTCACCGAGGGCGCCCGCGGCGAGGGCGGCATCCTCCGCAACAAGGACGGCGAGCGCTTCATGGAGAAGTACGCGCCCGTCATGAAGGACCTCGCCTCCCGTGACGTCGTCTCCCGCTCCATCTACACGGAGATCCGCGAGGGCCGCGGCTGCGGTCCCGAGGGCGACCACGTCTACCTGGACCTGACGCACCTCCCGCCGGAGCAGCTGGACGCCAAGCTGCCGGACATCACCGAGTTCGCGCGGACGTACCTCGGCATCGAGCCCTACACGGACCCGATCCCGATCCAGCCGACCGCGCACTACGCGATGGGCGGAATCCCGACCAACGTCGAGGGTGAGGTCCTGGCGGACAACACCACCGTCGTACCGGGCCTGTACGCCGCGGGTGAGGTCGCCTGTGTGTCGGTGCACGGCGCCAACCGCCTCGGCACCAACTCGCTCCTCGACATCAACGTCTTCGGCAAGCGCGCCGGCATCGCCGCCGCCGAGTACTCCGCGAAGGCCGACTGGGTCGACCTGCCGGAGAACCCGGCCTCCCTCGTGGAGGAGCAGGTCGAGCGCCTGCGCAACTCCACCGGCGGCGAGCGGGTCGCCGAACTGCGGCGTGAGCTGCAGGAGACGATGGACGCCAACGTGATGGTGTTCCGCACGGAGCAGACCATCAAGACGGCCGTCGAGAAGATCGCCGAGCTGCGCGAGCGCTACAAGAACGTGTCCGTCCAGGACAAGGGCAAGCGGTTCAACACGGATCTGCTGGAGGCCGTCGAGCTGGGCAACCTGCTCGACCTCGCCGAGGTCATGGCCGTCTCCGCCCTGGCCCGCAAGGAGTCCCGCGGCGGTCACTACCGCGAGGACTTCCCGAACCGCGACGACGTCAACTTCATGCGCCACACCATGGCGTACCGCGAGGTCGGCGCCGACGGCACCGAGACCGTGCGTCTCGACTACAAGCCCGTCGTCCAGACCCGCTACCAGCCGATGGAGCGTAAGTACTGA
- a CDS encoding succinate dehydrogenase hydrophobic membrane anchor subunit codes for MSAETSSAIGAVEGASYGPDNPAPYIEPPRKRTGRTPRSTRGNFEMAAWLFMRLSGVVLVVLVIGHLLIQLVLDGGVSKIGFAFVAGRWANPFWQVWDLLMLWLAMLHGANGLRTVINDYAERPNTRLWLKGLLYTATVFTILLGTLVIFTFDPNIR; via the coding sequence ATGTCCGCTGAGACCTCTTCCGCGATCGGCGCCGTCGAAGGCGCCTCCTACGGCCCCGACAACCCCGCGCCGTACATCGAGCCGCCGCGCAAGCGGACGGGCCGGACCCCGCGTTCGACCCGCGGCAACTTCGAGATGGCCGCGTGGCTCTTCATGCGCCTCTCGGGCGTGGTCCTCGTCGTCCTGGTCATCGGCCACCTGCTGATCCAGCTCGTCCTGGACGGCGGTGTCTCCAAGATCGGCTTCGCGTTCGTCGCGGGCCGCTGGGCGAACCCGTTCTGGCAGGTCTGGGACCTGCTGATGCTGTGGCTGGCGATGCTGCACGGCGCCAACGGCCTGCGTACCGTCATCAACGACTACGCCGAGCGGCCCAACACGCGTCTGTGGCTCAAGGGCCTGCTGTACACCGCCACGGTGTTCACCATCCTTCTGGGCACGCTGGTGATCTTCACCTTCGACCCGAACATCCGCTAG